A window of the Lactobacillus gasseri ATCC 33323 = JCM 1131 genome harbors these coding sequences:
- the tyrS gene encoding tyrosine--tRNA ligase, with product MAKFDILEDLKWRGAINQETDEEGLRKYLAEHDDLALYCGTDPTGDSLHIGHLIPFMILKRFQMAGYHPVILIGGGTGSIGDPSGRKTERVLQTAEQVKHNEEKLTTQMKKLFGTENFEIKNNAEWLGKLNLIDFLRDYGKFFQVNNMINKDVVASRLENGISFTEFSYQILQAIDFYHLNKDNGVQLQIGGSDQWGNITAGIDLIHKLEGQERPAFGLTIPLMLKADGTKFGKSAGGAVWLDPEKTSPYEFYQFWINQDDRDVVKYLKYFTFLSREEIEDLAEKTEKEPWKRAAQKRLAEEVTKFVHGEEGLKEAQMITEALFSGNVKSLSVPQIEQALKNAPSAEATHEAKNIVEFLVETKIEPSKRQAREDVKNGAIYVNGERQNDIDFIIEPDNDFDGKYVIIRKGKRKYTLVKIK from the coding sequence ATGGCAAAATTTGACATTTTAGAAGATTTAAAATGGCGCGGTGCTATTAACCAAGAAACCGATGAAGAAGGGTTACGTAAGTACTTAGCAGAGCATGATGATTTAGCTCTTTACTGCGGAACTGATCCAACTGGAGATTCTCTTCATATTGGACACTTAATTCCATTTATGATTTTAAAAAGATTCCAAATGGCTGGCTACCATCCAGTAATTTTGATTGGTGGAGGAACTGGTTCAATTGGTGACCCATCAGGTAGAAAGACCGAACGTGTTCTTCAAACTGCTGAACAAGTTAAGCACAATGAAGAAAAATTGACTACTCAAATGAAGAAGTTATTCGGTACTGAAAACTTTGAAATTAAAAACAATGCTGAATGGCTTGGAAAACTTAATTTGATCGATTTCCTACGTGACTATGGTAAATTTTTCCAAGTTAATAACATGATTAACAAGGATGTTGTTGCAAGCCGTTTAGAGAACGGTATTTCATTTACTGAATTCAGTTACCAAATTTTGCAAGCAATTGATTTCTACCATTTGAACAAAGATAACGGTGTTCAACTTCAAATTGGTGGTTCTGATCAATGGGGCAATATTACTGCTGGTATCGATTTAATCCACAAGCTTGAAGGTCAAGAGCGTCCAGCATTTGGTTTAACTATTCCATTGATGCTTAAGGCCGATGGGACTAAGTTTGGTAAATCTGCTGGTGGTGCTGTTTGGCTTGATCCTGAAAAGACCAGTCCTTACGAATTCTACCAATTCTGGATTAACCAAGATGATCGGGACGTTGTTAAGTACCTTAAATACTTTACTTTCTTATCTCGTGAAGAAATTGAAGACTTGGCTGAAAAGACTGAAAAAGAACCTTGGAAGCGAGCAGCTCAAAAGAGATTAGCTGAAGAAGTAACTAAGTTTGTTCATGGTGAAGAAGGCTTGAAAGAAGCTCAAATGATTACTGAAGCATTATTCTCAGGTAACGTTAAGAGCTTGTCTGTACCTCAAATTGAACAAGCTTTGAAGAATGCACCGAGTGCTGAAGCAACTCATGAAGCTAAGAATATTGTTGAATTCTTGGTTGAAACTAAGATTGAACCATCTAAGCGTCAAGCACGTGAAGATGTTAAGAACGGTGCTATTTACGTAAATGGTGAACGTCAAAATGATATTGACTTCATTATTGAACCTGATAATGATTTTGATGGTAAGTACGTAATTATCCGTAAGGGTAAGAGAAAGTACACTCTAGTTAAAATTAAATAG
- a CDS encoding C1 family peptidase, with protein MAHELTLDEIAKFQQDYQRNKQNKIAELAVVNNGVQKVSFNSEGIRDLNRTFSIEIPTDNVTDQKQSGRCWLFAALNVLRHKFAKQYHAKNFTFSQSYLFFWDRIERANIFFNHILETADKPVDDRTVHFYLQAPDTDGGQWHMAISLIRKYGLVPTYAQDESFTANNTAAFNQALNMKLREDGLVLRKLAQAGKNDEVEQKRQEFLSEVYRMAVIAFGQPVQKFDLEFKDDDGNYKLDQNLSPLDFFHNYFEDDLDDYVVLFNAPDHEYDKLYAFPFEDNVEGGSPIRFLNTNIENLKEAAIKQLKDGETIWFGCDVGKQSDRQKGILAADLYETDTIFNIETKLSKKERLETGASGSTHAMTLVGVDVVDGKPRQWKVENSWGTKVGEKGYFVMDDKWFNEYLFKVVVKKQYLPAKLVKIAEGKATPVPCWDSMA; from the coding sequence ATGGCACATGAACTTACGCTAGATGAAATTGCAAAATTTCAACAAGATTATCAACGAAACAAGCAAAATAAAATCGCTGAATTAGCTGTTGTGAATAACGGTGTGCAAAAAGTAAGCTTTAACAGTGAAGGAATTCGTGATTTAAATCGGACCTTCTCAATTGAAATCCCAACTGATAACGTAACTGATCAAAAGCAATCAGGCCGTTGCTGGTTGTTTGCGGCATTGAACGTTTTACGTCACAAGTTTGCTAAGCAATATCATGCAAAGAACTTTACTTTTTCACAAAGTTATCTCTTCTTCTGGGATCGAATTGAAAGAGCAAATATTTTCTTTAATCATATCTTAGAAACTGCGGATAAGCCTGTGGATGATCGAACTGTGCATTTTTATTTGCAAGCTCCAGATACAGATGGTGGACAATGGCATATGGCCATTTCTTTGATTAGAAAATATGGTTTAGTACCAACTTATGCACAAGATGAGAGTTTTACTGCCAACAATACAGCAGCATTTAACCAAGCTCTGAACATGAAATTACGTGAAGACGGACTAGTTTTACGTAAACTTGCACAAGCAGGCAAAAATGATGAAGTAGAACAAAAGCGTCAAGAATTTTTAAGTGAAGTTTATCGCATGGCTGTGATTGCTTTTGGACAACCTGTGCAAAAGTTTGATTTGGAATTTAAAGATGATGACGGTAATTACAAATTAGATCAAAATCTTAGTCCATTAGACTTTTTCCACAATTATTTTGAAGATGATTTGGATGATTATGTTGTTCTCTTTAACGCGCCAGACCATGAATATGATAAGCTTTACGCTTTCCCATTTGAAGATAATGTTGAAGGCGGTAGTCCAATTAGATTTTTAAATACAAATATTGAAAATCTTAAGGAAGCTGCTATTAAGCAATTAAAAGATGGTGAAACAATCTGGTTTGGTTGTGATGTAGGCAAGCAAAGCGACCGTCAAAAGGGTATTTTAGCTGCTGATTTGTATGAAACTGATACTATTTTTAATATTGAAACTAAGTTAAGCAAAAAAGAACGTCTTGAAACCGGTGCAAGTGGATCAACACATGCGATGACCCTTGTTGGTGTAGACGTAGTTGATGGTAAACCTCGTCAATGGAAAGTTGAAAATTCTTGGGGAACAAAAGTTGGTGAAAAGGGCTACTTTGTTATGGATGATAAGTGGTTTAACGAATACCTCTTTAAGGTTGTAGTAAAGAAGCAATACTTACCAGCAAAATTAGTAAAGATTGCTGAAGGTAAAGCAACACCAGTTCCTTGCTGGGATTCGATGGCTTAA
- a CDS encoding HD domain-containing protein — translation MDIELVKQFTRVHLKGEKTGHDYYHGQRVANLATKMYLSDYPNAHEDSRVVAIIQTGSYLHDTIDEKICENPSKVIAEIEELLPKVGFTELEVQDILFTIQHMSFSDNIEHHYKLPLSGQYVQDADRIESLGAIGIARAFTYGGKHGNKIYDPEIKPEKLVSHDQYRNHDETTINHFYEKLFDLEGLMNTPAAKKEAHRRTEYMREFVQEFMDEWNV, via the coding sequence ATGGATATTGAATTAGTTAAGCAATTTACCAGGGTTCATTTAAAAGGTGAAAAAACAGGTCATGATTATTATCATGGGCAGAGAGTAGCAAACTTAGCTACAAAAATGTATTTAAGCGATTATCCTAATGCACATGAGGATAGCCGAGTTGTTGCTATTATTCAGACTGGTAGTTATTTACACGATACAATTGACGAAAAGATTTGCGAAAATCCAAGCAAGGTAATTGCAGAAATTGAAGAGCTACTACCTAAAGTTGGATTTACTGAATTAGAAGTACAAGATATTTTATTTACGATTCAGCACATGTCTTTTTCTGACAATATTGAACACCACTACAAGTTGCCTCTCAGTGGACAATATGTGCAAGATGCAGACCGAATCGAAAGTTTGGGTGCAATTGGAATCGCACGAGCATTTACTTATGGTGGAAAGCATGGAAATAAAATCTATGATCCAGAGATTAAGCCTGAAAAGTTAGTAAGTCATGATCAATATCGTAATCATGATGAAACAACAATTAATCACTTCTATGAGAAATTATTTGATTTAGAGGGATTGATGAATACTCCTGCTGCTAAGAAAGAAGCACATCGAAGAACTGAATATATGCGTGAATTCGTTCAAGAATTTATGGACGAATGGAATGTGTAA
- a CDS encoding C1 family peptidase: MSHELTLQEIDQFRNDFDNSRNEVVSRAAMRSGVLEASFNPAVTNRLNDVFSVEVETDNVTNQMQSGRCWLFATLNTLRHDFGKKYKAKNFTLSQAYNFFWDKIERANIFYDAIIDSADKPLDDRTVKAYMNFAGSDGGQWAMAASLVKKYGVVPTNAMPESFNTNHTAGLADALARKERKDALVLRKLVQEGKTDEVEKKRKEFLSEIYRMTAIAVGEPPKTFDLEYRDDDKKLHLDKNLTPVEFFNKYWDINFDDYVCLTNAPDHEYGKLYSLPFEDNVNGGLPITFLNVPIEYLKEAAVKQLKDGESVWFGNDVLKEMDRKTGYLDTELYKTDELFDVDTYMTKAERLATGEGEVSHAMTLVGVDLDKGEIRKWKVENSWSEKSGRKGYFTMSDKWFDEFVYEVVVRKEFLTDDQKKLAESKPTPLPAWDSLA, encoded by the coding sequence ATGTCTCACGAATTAACTCTACAAGAAATTGATCAATTCCGTAATGATTTTGATAATTCACGCAATGAAGTTGTTTCTCGCGCAGCAATGCGCTCTGGTGTATTAGAAGCATCTTTTAATCCAGCAGTTACTAACCGTCTAAATGATGTCTTTTCTGTTGAAGTAGAAACTGATAACGTTACTAACCAAATGCAATCAGGACGTTGCTGGTTATTTGCCACTTTAAACACCTTACGTCACGACTTTGGTAAAAAGTATAAGGCTAAGAATTTTACTTTATCCCAAGCATACAACTTTTTCTGGGATAAAATTGAACGTGCAAATATCTTCTACGATGCAATCATCGATTCCGCTGATAAGCCATTAGATGATCGTACTGTTAAAGCATACATGAACTTTGCAGGCTCAGATGGTGGTCAATGGGCAATGGCTGCTTCACTAGTTAAGAAGTACGGCGTTGTCCCAACCAATGCAATGCCAGAAAGCTTTAACACTAACCACACTGCTGGCTTAGCTGATGCCTTAGCTCGTAAAGAAAGAAAAGATGCCTTAGTTTTACGTAAATTAGTTCAAGAAGGTAAAACCGACGAAGTTGAAAAGAAACGTAAAGAGTTCTTAAGCGAAATTTACCGGATGACTGCAATTGCTGTTGGTGAACCACCTAAGACTTTTGACTTAGAATACCGCGACGACGATAAAAAATTGCACTTAGATAAAAACTTAACACCAGTTGAATTCTTCAATAAGTATTGGGATATTAACTTCGATGATTATGTTTGCTTGACTAACGCACCTGATCACGAATATGGCAAGCTTTACTCACTTCCATTCGAAGATAACGTTAATGGAGGTCTTCCTATTACTTTCTTAAATGTTCCAATCGAATACTTAAAAGAAGCTGCAGTCAAGCAATTGAAAGACGGCGAAAGTGTTTGGTTCGGTAACGACGTCTTAAAGGAAATGGACCGTAAGACTGGCTACTTAGATACTGAATTGTACAAGACCGACGAATTATTTGATGTTGATACTTACATGACTAAGGCTGAAAGATTGGCTACTGGCGAAGGTGAAGTCAGTCACGCAATGACCCTAGTTGGTGTCGACTTAGATAAGGGAGAAATCCGTAAGTGGAAAGTTGAAAACTCATGGAGTGAAAAGTCAGGCCGTAAAGGTTACTTCACAATGAGCGATAAGTGGTTTGATGAGTTTGTTTATGAAGTAGTTGTTAGAAAAGAATTCTTAACTGACGATCAAAAGAAACTCGCAGAAAGCAAACCTACTCCACTTCCAGCTTGGGATTCACTTGCTTAG
- the greA gene encoding transcription elongation factor GreA: protein MVYYQKMTPEGYQEIKDEIARLKKDRPRRIKILQEARSMGDLSENSEYTTAKMELGHLQSRLRYLDKQLRYSEIIQKDESGTIDLGSNVKLLFEGDDDAEEYRIVGRMEADLAKGKISFDSPLGQALMKQKAGATVTVQAPAGSYDVKIIAVN from the coding sequence ATGGTTTACTATCAAAAAATGACGCCAGAAGGCTATCAAGAAATTAAAGACGAGATAGCCCGTTTAAAAAAAGATCGACCACGTAGAATTAAAATTTTGCAAGAAGCTCGTAGTATGGGAGACTTGTCAGAAAATTCAGAATATACGACTGCTAAGATGGAATTAGGGCACTTGCAGAGTCGACTGCGTTATCTAGATAAACAATTAAGATATTCAGAAATTATTCAAAAAGATGAAAGTGGAACAATTGATTTAGGTTCAAATGTAAAATTGCTTTTTGAAGGTGATGACGATGCGGAAGAATATCGGATTGTCGGCAGAATGGAAGCAGACCTAGCTAAAGGAAAAATCTCTTTTGATTCTCCTTTAGGGCAGGCTTTAATGAAGCAAAAAGCTGGTGCAACAGTTACTGTTCAAGCACCAGCTGGAAGTTACGATGTAAAAATTATTGCAGTAAATTAA
- a CDS encoding Hsp20/alpha crystallin family protein, whose translation MANEMMKNRNNDNMMDQLSDWFSFPKDFFDDSSIKNIMQSDVAETDKDYIVKVDMPGMDKKDIKVSYKDGILNVSGSRDSFDNLDDKNGNLIHRERSVGHIQRSYRIPDVDSKEISAKDIDGVLTITLPKLTEEDKENTITIE comes from the coding sequence ATGGCAAACGAAATGATGAAAAATCGTAACAATGATAATATGATGGATCAATTAAGCGATTGGTTTAGTTTTCCAAAAGACTTTTTTGACGATAGTTCAATTAAGAACATTATGCAATCTGATGTAGCTGAAACAGACAAAGACTATATCGTTAAAGTCGATATGCCAGGAATGGACAAGAAGGACATCAAGGTTTCTTATAAAGATGGTATCTTGAATGTTTCAGGTAGTCGCGACTCATTTGACAACTTAGATGACAAGAATGGTAACCTTATTCACCGTGAAAGAAGCGTTGGTCACATTCAAAGAAGCTATCGTATTCCTGATGTTGATTCTAAAGAAATTTCTGCTAAAGACATCGATGGCGTTTTAACGATTACCTTGCCAAAGTTAACTGAAGAAGATAAAGAAAACACCATCACAATTGAATAA
- a CDS encoding 6-phospho-beta-glucosidase has translation MTGYTMPKGFLWGGAVAAHQLEGAWNEDGKGMSVADVMTVGSATKPREITDGVIPGKNYPNHDAIDFYHHYKGDIKLMAEMGFKAFRTSIAWTRIFPKGDEKEPNEAGLKFYDDLFDECHKYGIEPVITLSHFEIPYHLVKEYGGFTNRKLIDYFVRFARVCFKRYKNKVKYWMTFNEIDNQSSFNNDFLMATNSGILFKNGMGDKEKEAAMYQAAHYELVASALAVKEGHKINPDFQIGCMINYSPVRPLTPSSDDVLLADKFEQRRDFFSDVHVNGEYPNAVEDYIERNGYRPDITEEDKIALKEGTVDYVGFSYYQSTTVSSKKVKPDELTDLQEAIVENPTLQRSDWGWEIDPEGLRISLNHLTDRYHKPLFIVENGLGAYDKREADGSVHDPYRIDYLRKHIEQMEKAVVLDGVDLMGYLPWGCIDLVSAGTGQMDKRYGFIYVDKNDKGEGTLERSKKDSFDWYKKVIESNGKDLD, from the coding sequence ATGACTGGATACACTATGCCAAAAGGCTTTTTATGGGGTGGCGCTGTTGCTGCTCACCAACTTGAAGGTGCATGGAATGAAGACGGAAAAGGAATGTCAGTTGCTGATGTAATGACTGTAGGATCTGCAACTAAGCCACGTGAAATTACAGATGGCGTCATCCCTGGTAAGAATTACCCTAACCATGATGCAATTGATTTTTATCACCACTACAAGGGCGACATCAAATTAATGGCTGAAATGGGTTTTAAGGCTTTTCGTACTTCAATTGCTTGGACTAGAATTTTTCCTAAGGGTGACGAAAAAGAGCCAAATGAAGCAGGTCTTAAATTCTATGATGACTTATTTGACGAATGCCACAAATACGGTATTGAACCGGTAATTACTCTTTCTCACTTTGAAATTCCATATCACTTAGTTAAAGAATATGGTGGTTTTACTAACCGTAAATTAATTGACTACTTCGTTCGCTTTGCACGGGTATGCTTTAAGCGTTACAAGAACAAAGTTAAGTATTGGATGACCTTTAATGAAATCGATAACCAATCTAGCTTCAACAATGACTTCTTGATGGCTACTAACTCTGGTATTTTGTTCAAAAATGGCATGGGCGATAAAGAAAAAGAAGCAGCAATGTATCAAGCAGCTCACTACGAACTAGTTGCTTCTGCTCTAGCTGTTAAAGAGGGACACAAGATTAATCCAGACTTCCAAATCGGTTGTATGATTAACTACTCACCTGTTCGTCCTTTAACTCCATCTTCAGACGATGTCTTACTTGCTGACAAGTTCGAACAAAGACGTGACTTCTTCTCTGACGTTCACGTAAATGGTGAATATCCAAATGCTGTTGAAGACTATATTGAAAGAAACGGCTACCGTCCAGATATTACTGAAGAAGATAAGATTGCCTTAAAGGAAGGTACGGTTGATTACGTTGGCTTTTCATACTACCAATCAACTACTGTTTCAAGTAAGAAAGTTAAGCCTGATGAGTTGACTGATTTACAAGAAGCAATTGTTGAAAATCCTACATTGCAACGCAGTGACTGGGGCTGGGAAATCGATCCAGAAGGTTTAAGAATTTCTCTTAACCACCTAACTGACCGTTACCACAAGCCACTCTTTATTGTTGAAAATGGTCTTGGTGCTTACGACAAACGCGAAGCTGATGGCTCAGTTCATGATCCATACAGAATCGATTACTTAAGAAAACACATTGAACAAATGGAAAAGGCTGTTGTCTTAGATGGCGTTGACTTGATGGGTTACCTTCCTTGGGGATGCATTGACTTAGTATCAGCTGGAACTGGTCAAATGGACAAGCGCTATGGCTTTATTTATGTTGATAAAAACGACAAGGGTGAAGGAACACTTGAGCGTTCAAAGAAAGATTCCTTTGACTGGTACAAGAAAGTTATTGAATCTAACGGTAAAGACTTAGACTAA